From one Streptomyces sp. N50 genomic stretch:
- a CDS encoding phosphotransferase, which translates to MGIPRDPRLPDLKAFVADAANSGWAANGYHNQNYVLPVTDGVAQLVGRPVGTSVTVRIPRTDALPVVIRTWENEAEILRAIKGVLPHVPECLIEGDGFAVHSYVDGVPLSSVCGNGKPVDALLMKALVGLLAQMARVRRGALPPRPPLWPANHTDSQGFLRTLSLMADSQIRKLNWLHFGGLFAALGIAEDALVRLAERAPAMVRRPYSLLHADLHRDNLIMSYAGDPPLICVDWELATYGDPLHDLATHLVRMHYPSRQWDEVIDAWAHAMHAVRPAAVNGVAKDLRHYVAFERAQSVYPDVMRAAKSLEERFDQMSLDDATAAVRRALEAGAEPLRLSHVPGEREIERILFRWRASAGVGGTARRGTADGSATRWKPDLRVPERLDFPYAAVGGALSLEGAAPADRVFKGTSHLNTAVRVPGTDFPVVVRRTVGNVHRRERCFLSEHAVLQLIERSNAAVAAPRVLAQGESHSGHAIDIQTYSKDLFAIHTYEGPVDFRQQPGHPVHGLLPHEADGLVDQLRALTEVDYLEVDPVAGGDGFFCWLTEQLVDLVRRLPKESQQLARFVGLPDAPRLREILSRYAVSHRAAALLHGNLNPWNLIRRDDSLALTIIDWDMAMVGDPLYDLVRHMHLTPTGPEIRDRMFRRWQRYLPAAYTRDWEMDWRVYRWIEIVRSAYVDLDRLVTGGSLDAPNVRRAVDSYAMTLAAATGSLGLTVRRGANPYLARALA; encoded by the coding sequence GTGGGCATACCTCGTGATCCCCGCCTCCCTGACCTGAAGGCGTTCGTGGCGGACGCCGCGAATTCGGGATGGGCCGCGAACGGCTACCACAACCAGAACTACGTGCTGCCGGTGACGGACGGTGTCGCGCAGTTGGTGGGCCGCCCGGTCGGCACATCCGTGACCGTGCGGATACCGCGTACCGATGCCCTGCCGGTGGTGATCCGGACCTGGGAGAACGAGGCGGAGATCCTCCGGGCCATCAAGGGCGTGCTGCCCCATGTGCCCGAGTGCCTGATCGAAGGGGACGGTTTCGCTGTCCACAGCTATGTGGACGGTGTACCGCTGTCCAGTGTCTGCGGGAACGGAAAGCCGGTCGACGCGCTGCTCATGAAGGCGCTGGTGGGTCTCCTGGCCCAGATGGCCCGGGTCCGCCGTGGCGCGTTGCCGCCCAGGCCGCCGCTCTGGCCCGCCAACCACACGGACAGCCAGGGCTTTCTGCGGACGCTGTCCTTGATGGCGGACAGCCAGATCCGCAAGCTCAACTGGCTTCATTTCGGTGGCCTGTTCGCGGCCCTGGGTATTGCCGAGGACGCCCTGGTCCGGTTGGCCGAACGCGCACCCGCCATGGTGCGGCGACCGTACAGCCTGCTCCACGCGGACCTGCACCGCGACAACCTGATCATGTCGTACGCCGGTGATCCGCCGCTCATCTGCGTCGACTGGGAGCTGGCGACCTACGGCGACCCGCTGCACGATCTCGCGACCCACCTTGTCCGGATGCACTACCCGTCGCGCCAGTGGGACGAGGTGATCGACGCATGGGCGCACGCCATGCACGCCGTCCGGCCGGCGGCCGTCAACGGTGTGGCGAAGGACCTGCGGCACTACGTCGCCTTCGAGCGGGCGCAGTCGGTCTACCCGGATGTCATGCGGGCCGCGAAGTCCCTGGAGGAACGGTTCGACCAGATGAGCCTGGACGACGCGACGGCGGCGGTCCGGCGGGCCTTGGAGGCGGGTGCGGAGCCGCTGAGGCTCAGTCATGTGCCGGGCGAGCGTGAGATCGAGCGGATCCTGTTCCGCTGGCGGGCGTCCGCGGGGGTCGGCGGGACCGCACGGCGCGGTACCGCCGACGGATCGGCGACCCGTTGGAAGCCGGACCTGCGCGTGCCCGAGCGTCTCGACTTCCCCTACGCCGCCGTCGGGGGCGCCCTGTCCCTGGAAGGCGCGGCACCCGCCGACCGGGTGTTCAAAGGCACCTCACATCTCAATACCGCGGTCCGGGTACCGGGCACCGACTTCCCCGTCGTGGTGCGGCGCACCGTGGGGAACGTCCACCGACGGGAACGCTGCTTCCTCAGCGAGCACGCAGTGCTGCAGCTCATCGAGCGGTCGAACGCGGCGGTAGCGGCACCGAGGGTCCTGGCACAGGGCGAGAGCCATTCCGGACACGCCATCGACATCCAGACGTACTCCAAGGACCTGTTCGCCATCCACACCTACGAGGGCCCGGTCGACTTCCGTCAGCAGCCCGGTCACCCGGTGCACGGGCTGCTGCCCCACGAGGCGGACGGGCTGGTCGACCAACTCCGCGCCTTGACCGAGGTGGACTATCTCGAGGTCGACCCGGTCGCGGGCGGCGATGGGTTCTTCTGCTGGCTGACCGAACAACTCGTCGATCTGGTAAGGCGCTTGCCGAAGGAGTCGCAGCAACTGGCCAGGTTCGTGGGGCTCCCCGACGCACCACGACTCCGGGAGATCCTCTCCCGGTACGCGGTGAGTCACCGGGCTGCTGCCCTGCTCCACGGGAACCTCAACCCGTGGAACCTGATACGCCGTGACGACAGTCTGGCGCTGACGATCATCGACTGGGACATGGCCATGGTCGGTGATCCGCTCTACGACCTGGTCCGGCACATGCACCTCACCCCGACAGGACCGGAGATCCGCGACCGGATGTTCCGCCGCTGGCAGCGCTATCTGCCCGCCGCGTACACGAGGGACTGGGAGATGGACTGGCGCGTCTACCGGTGGATCGAGATCGTGCGGTCCGCGTACGTGGATCTCGATCGTCTCGTCACAGGAGGAAGCCTGGACGCTCCCAACGTCCGTCGCGCGGTGGACTCGTACGCGATGACCCTGGCGGCGGCCACCGGTTCCCTCGGCCTGACCGTCCGCCGAGGAGCCAACCCCTATCTCGCCCGCGCACTGGCATAG
- a CDS encoding phosphotransferase, with protein MNGVVRGPLKGYHHETYVLFMPGETRIVKFREPREEILWFDRRCFRSEEDLLRALQGKVGRIPAIHDVEGMALQGFIEGRTLRARPWGDRRIPEAVLDQIVDLFQEMARITPDMLHVERRCEPEDRAEDGDCDGFLERLIVFVEKQVYKKNHQGFGRLFEDLGIGDDAFVQLRKNVSGMRERDFCLLHADLHRENLVLDLFGQLWAIDWELAMLGDPLYDLATNLHLMSYPADQERRIVEEWSRVVHRVRPRSAQGWEQDLERLLGFKKAQSVFTDVIRLSLFLRDGPRINWVRLPSVVGKLQTILTAAAGPLGLAEVPSRSRIAAALVR; from the coding sequence GTGAACGGCGTGGTCAGAGGCCCGCTCAAGGGCTACCACCACGAGACCTATGTGCTGTTCATGCCCGGTGAGACGCGCATTGTGAAGTTCCGGGAGCCGCGCGAGGAGATCCTGTGGTTCGACCGCAGATGCTTCCGCTCGGAGGAGGATCTGCTCCGCGCGCTGCAGGGGAAGGTCGGCCGCATCCCCGCCATTCACGATGTCGAGGGCATGGCGCTGCAGGGGTTCATCGAGGGCCGGACCCTCAGGGCGCGTCCTTGGGGCGACCGGAGAATTCCTGAGGCGGTCCTCGACCAGATCGTCGACCTGTTCCAGGAGATGGCGCGGATCACGCCGGACATGCTCCATGTGGAGCGGCGCTGTGAGCCCGAGGACCGCGCAGAGGACGGCGACTGCGACGGATTCCTGGAACGTCTGATCGTCTTCGTCGAAAAGCAGGTCTACAAGAAGAACCACCAGGGTTTCGGAAGACTCTTCGAAGACCTCGGTATCGGCGACGACGCGTTCGTCCAGCTGAGAAAGAACGTTTCCGGAATGAGGGAACGTGACTTCTGTCTTCTGCACGCCGATCTGCACCGGGAAAACCTCGTCCTCGACCTGTTCGGCCAACTCTGGGCCATCGACTGGGAGTTGGCGATGTTGGGGGATCCGCTCTACGACTTGGCCACCAACCTCCACCTGATGTCCTATCCGGCGGACCAGGAGCGCCGTATCGTCGAGGAATGGTCCAGAGTCGTCCACCGGGTACGGCCCCGAAGCGCACAGGGCTGGGAACAGGACCTAGAACGTCTTCTCGGCTTCAAGAAGGCGCAGTCGGTATTCACCGACGTCATTCGGCTGTCGCTCTTCCTGCGTGACGGGCCGAGAATCAACTGGGTCAGGCTTCCCTCGGTGGTCGGGAAACTGCAGACCATTTTGACTGCTGCCGCAGGCCCGTTGGGGCTGGCCGAGGTTCCGAGCAGATCCCGGATCGCGGCGGCGCTCGTCCGCTAA
- a CDS encoding HAD-IA family hydrolase codes for MTDAADAPDDQDVLLRLLTTTRAVLFDFDGPVCDLFRGVPTDGVAEQVREAARPYWGWRDPGDQGRLDPDVESCQDSHDILRRLRDMYEQPATKKLSPEPLELAETIVTEQETEALRTAVRTPHIVTLVDLLHELDMPMVIVSNNAEGPIRRYLEQPDFRGKFEDVFGRDPSDARRMKPDPHCVNRALGHLGIPASSCILIGDQIADLKAAREVGTWFVGYTRKEKRAREMKEGGADAVVSTHLSIIAAAEKLRPVW; via the coding sequence ATGACCGACGCGGCCGACGCGCCCGACGACCAGGACGTGCTGCTGCGCCTGCTCACCACGACCCGTGCCGTGCTGTTCGACTTCGACGGACCGGTCTGCGACCTCTTCCGCGGTGTACCCACGGATGGTGTCGCAGAGCAGGTCAGGGAGGCGGCACGGCCGTACTGGGGCTGGCGCGATCCGGGGGACCAGGGCCGGTTGGATCCGGATGTCGAGTCCTGCCAAGACTCGCACGACATCCTCCGCCGCCTCAGGGACATGTACGAGCAGCCGGCCACGAAGAAGCTCTCGCCGGAACCGCTGGAGCTCGCGGAGACGATCGTCACCGAGCAGGAGACCGAGGCGCTCCGGACCGCGGTACGCACCCCGCACATCGTTACCCTCGTGGACCTACTGCACGAACTCGACATGCCCATGGTGATCGTGAGCAACAATGCCGAGGGCCCGATCCGCAGATATCTCGAACAACCGGATTTTCGCGGGAAGTTCGAGGACGTGTTCGGCCGCGACCCGTCTGATGCCCGCCGTATGAAACCCGATCCGCATTGCGTGAACCGAGCCCTCGGACACCTCGGCATTCCCGCTTCTTCATGCATCCTGATCGGCGATCAGATCGCGGATCTGAAAGCGGCGCGGGAGGTCGGCACCTGGTTTGTCGGATACACCAGAAAAGAAAAGCGGGCCCGGGAAATGAAGGAGGGCGGTGCGGACGCCGTGGTCTCCACACACCTTTCGATCATCGCGGCCGCCGAGAAGCTCCGACCTGTTTGGTGA
- a CDS encoding GntR family transcriptional regulator, whose translation MSDGTPGDGGGREFERVAGELRARMNDGTYPKGSFLPPQRELAEEFEVSRDTVQKALTELRSEGWIETRQGSGSRVVKGQQVQSSTSSGLVTLRPLIDHAFEQSEVTLDVFTLTSESLDAHIRMQAERIRAGEIAPQRIALRMMLPSESLEIPYGRTGQPAQDERLKVRFLNITRRYTESLRTALSDLQTTGLVPAVDLQIRQIPLAPSFKLYLLNGVEAVFGPYKLYKRSIEMEDGEVIEDVLDVEGLGAGLTHLVMDAELHSQGTVFVRSWQEWFDSIWEGLTKQVGASRRPR comes from the coding sequence GTGAGTGACGGCACCCCGGGCGATGGCGGCGGCAGGGAGTTCGAGCGCGTCGCGGGTGAGCTGCGGGCGCGGATGAACGACGGCACCTACCCCAAGGGTTCGTTCCTGCCTCCACAGCGTGAACTGGCCGAGGAGTTCGAGGTCTCTCGTGACACCGTGCAGAAGGCGCTCACGGAGCTGAGGAGCGAGGGCTGGATCGAAACGCGCCAGGGAAGCGGTTCCCGGGTCGTCAAGGGCCAGCAGGTCCAGTCCTCGACGAGCAGCGGGTTGGTCACGCTCCGCCCGCTCATCGATCACGCCTTTGAACAGAGTGAAGTGACCCTGGACGTCTTCACGTTGACGTCCGAGTCGCTGGACGCGCACATCCGCATGCAGGCGGAGCGGATACGGGCCGGGGAGATCGCCCCGCAACGCATCGCCCTGCGCATGATGCTGCCCTCCGAATCACTTGAAATCCCGTACGGACGGACCGGGCAGCCGGCTCAGGACGAGCGTCTGAAAGTGCGGTTTCTGAACATCACAAGGCGGTACACCGAGTCTCTGCGCACCGCGCTGAGCGATCTACAGACGACGGGACTCGTGCCCGCCGTGGATCTCCAGATCCGCCAGATTCCGCTGGCGCCGTCGTTCAAGCTTTATCTTCTGAACGGGGTAGAAGCGGTGTTCGGCCCGTACAAACTGTACAAGCGGTCCATCGAAATGGAGGACGGTGAGGTAATCGAAGACGTTCTCGATGTCGAGGGCCTGGGCGCCGGTCTCACTCACCTTGTTATGGATGCTGAACTCCATTCGCAGGGAACGGTGTTCGTGAGGAGCTGGCAGGAGTGGTTCGACTCAATATGGGAGGGTCTCACCAAACAGGTCGGAGCTTCTCGGCGGCCGCGATGA
- a CDS encoding winged helix-turn-helix domain-containing protein, with amino-acid sequence MTGTRPDEGGGKEFRRVAQELRVRVANGSYPLNSYLPAQSALATEFGVSRNIVQRVLEELRNEGWIESRQGTGSRVVKNQRIRSWSPRASRSRQALTLGPLISEAFEQPEVALDVYTLTSESLDAHIRLQSERIRAGHITPQRIALRVLLPTESMTLPYPRAKDDKDDPRLHDRLHRITRRHTESLREALMALEAENLVPSVELEIRHTPLTPTFKLYVINGAEVLHGVYTIIERAMVLDDGDRITALDVLGYGATLTHHVKDADPTSPGSVFVEGMTTWFESVWTRLAD; translated from the coding sequence GTGACAGGGACGAGGCCGGACGAAGGCGGCGGCAAGGAGTTCCGTCGGGTCGCGCAAGAGCTCCGGGTGAGGGTGGCGAACGGGTCGTATCCACTGAACTCCTACTTGCCGGCACAGTCGGCGCTCGCGACGGAGTTCGGGGTTTCCCGGAACATCGTGCAGCGGGTCCTGGAGGAGCTGCGCAACGAAGGCTGGATCGAGTCCCGGCAGGGCACGGGTTCACGTGTCGTCAAGAACCAGCGCATACGGTCCTGGTCACCCAGGGCCAGCCGGTCACGCCAGGCACTGACGCTGGGTCCTCTCATCAGTGAGGCCTTCGAGCAGCCCGAAGTCGCCCTGGATGTCTACACGTTGACGTCCGAGTCCCTTGACGCGCACATCCGGCTCCAGTCGGAACGGATCCGCGCCGGGCACATCACTCCGCAGCGCATCGCCCTGCGCGTGCTGCTGCCCACCGAGTCGATGACCCTGCCGTATCCGCGGGCCAAGGACGACAAGGACGATCCGCGCTTGCACGACCGCCTGCATCGCATCACCAGGCGGCACACGGAGTCCCTGCGTGAGGCGCTGATGGCGCTGGAGGCCGAAAACCTGGTGCCGTCCGTCGAGTTGGAGATCCGGCACACGCCGCTGACGCCGACCTTCAAGCTGTACGTGATCAATGGTGCCGAGGTACTGCACGGCGTCTACACGATCATCGAGCGCGCGATGGTCCTGGACGACGGGGACAGGATCACGGCGCTCGACGTGCTGGGCTACGGCGCCACCCTCACCCACCACGTGAAGGACGCCGACCCGACCTCGCCGGGGTCCGTCTTCGTGGAAGGCATGACGACCTGGTTCGAGTCCGTCTGGACGCGGCTGGCCGACTAG
- a CDS encoding HAD family hydrolase, with product MTAEIEKETEKLRELITRARVVLWDFDGPICRLFAGHSAERVAGELVEWLKRQGLRSLLTDTERGSPNPQEVLRAVARRHPGSDLVAELEGRLTQEEVRAAASAMPTAYADILIRTWTAVGSRLAITTNNSPQAARAYLDSRGLVTCFAPHIYGRTKELHLLKPDPHYLNRALSAMGAEPAAALMIGDSPTDFEAAHEARVPFLGYARNERKEKLLREGGAEHVVGSLKPLLRMLT from the coding sequence GTGACAGCAGAGATAGAGAAAGAGACAGAGAAGCTGCGGGAACTGATCACGCGTGCGCGAGTGGTGCTGTGGGACTTCGACGGGCCGATCTGCCGACTGTTCGCCGGACACTCGGCGGAGCGGGTGGCCGGCGAGCTGGTGGAGTGGTTGAAGCGGCAAGGCCTCCGCAGCCTGCTCACAGACACCGAACGGGGTTCCCCGAACCCGCAGGAAGTACTGCGAGCCGTGGCCCGCCGGCATCCCGGCAGCGACCTGGTGGCGGAACTGGAGGGACGTCTCACCCAAGAGGAGGTGAGAGCTGCCGCCTCCGCGATGCCCACCGCCTACGCCGACATTCTGATCCGCACCTGGACTGCGGTGGGCTCCCGGCTGGCGATCACCACGAACAACTCCCCCCAGGCGGCCCGCGCATACCTGGATAGCCGCGGTCTCGTCACCTGCTTCGCCCCGCACATCTATGGCCGCACCAAGGAACTCCACCTTCTCAAGCCCGATCCGCACTACCTCAACCGAGCTCTGAGCGCGATGGGGGCTGAGCCCGCCGCCGCTTTGATGATCGGCGACTCCCCAACGGACTTCGAGGCCGCGCACGAGGCCAGGGTCCCCTTCCTCGGCTACGCGCGTAACGAACGTAAGGAGAAGCTCTTGAGGGAGGGCGGAGCGGAGCACGTCGTGGGCTCTTTGAAGCCCCTGCTGCGGATGCTGACGTGA
- a CDS encoding winged helix-turn-helix domain-containing protein, which produces MVVTQENVAVNGSRSFSPQEIADALRDRIRTGDLKAGDRLPTQADLAEEFGVERGAVRQALRLLQEAGLLTNVSKGSPPRIAAPTPAPGAPQPTMVGLAPRLTEAFSAPAVHIDVVCHTAETLMVAIGEPLRQIHEGRLSPQSIEVRILVPSKEITLAFPVPADGDDEDRSVHDRWLSMRNAQGQVLQHNLLSLRATHGMDVKVTFRALPFTPPVKLYLLNGQEALLGYYMLTRREEEYGSQTLDMYDVLGAKSLLFSFLRQAGERDAAFVEQSQLWFDALWETITTDLTLS; this is translated from the coding sequence TTGGTAGTGACCCAGGAGAACGTGGCAGTGAACGGCAGCAGAAGCTTCTCGCCCCAGGAGATCGCCGACGCCCTACGCGACCGCATCCGCACCGGCGACCTCAAGGCAGGAGACCGCCTGCCCACCCAGGCCGACCTGGCGGAGGAGTTCGGGGTCGAGCGGGGAGCCGTACGCCAGGCGCTGCGCCTCCTCCAGGAGGCGGGGCTCCTGACGAATGTGAGCAAGGGGAGTCCGCCGCGGATCGCCGCGCCTACTCCTGCGCCCGGTGCCCCCCAGCCGACGATGGTCGGGCTGGCACCACGCCTGACAGAAGCCTTCTCCGCGCCGGCCGTCCACATAGACGTGGTGTGCCACACCGCCGAGACCCTGATGGTGGCCATCGGCGAACCCCTCCGCCAGATCCACGAGGGCCGCCTCAGCCCCCAGTCGATCGAGGTCCGCATCCTGGTCCCCTCAAAGGAGATCACCCTCGCGTTCCCCGTCCCGGCCGATGGTGACGACGAGGACAGATCGGTCCACGACCGCTGGCTGTCGATGCGCAACGCCCAGGGCCAGGTGCTCCAGCACAACCTGCTGTCCCTGAGAGCCACCCATGGCATGGACGTCAAGGTCACGTTCCGGGCGCTCCCTTTCACTCCACCGGTGAAGCTCTACCTTCTCAACGGCCAGGAGGCGCTGCTCGGTTACTACATGCTCACCAGACGGGAGGAGGAGTACGGCAGCCAGACCTTGGACATGTACGACGTACTAGGCGCCAAGTCCCTCCTCTTCTCCTTCCTCCGGCAGGCCGGCGAGCGGGACGCTGCGTTCGTGGAGCAATCACAGCTGTGGTTCGACGCCCTCTGGGAAACCATCACGACGGACCTGACACTCTCCTAG
- a CDS encoding winged helix-turn-helix domain-containing protein translates to MVVDPKHATVNGRTRSPRPQWSHRELADELRTRIRSGVLRPGQRMPTQAKLADEFGVERGAVRQALRILQSERLLTNVSKGSPATVAPDLNLALTGPGAPPQPTMVGLGPRISEAFAQPHVEIEALCLTAVSLTLAIGEPLRQIHAGRLKPAKVDVRVLLPSSDIDLAFPSRVDAPADSRLQRRWLAQRNAQGQVLKHNLLALRATHGIDVHITFRALPFTPPVKLYLLNGSEALFAYYTLTQREAEIGHEQVEMYDAEGTQSMLFAFEQGAGLRDTTFVEQSHLWFNALWETISSELTLTPTS, encoded by the coding sequence TTGGTCGTGGACCCGAAACACGCCACCGTCAATGGACGGACGAGGTCACCACGGCCACAGTGGTCACACCGCGAGCTGGCCGACGAGCTGCGCACCCGGATCAGGTCCGGTGTACTGCGGCCCGGCCAGCGCATGCCCACCCAGGCCAAGCTGGCGGACGAGTTCGGCGTCGAGCGCGGGGCCGTACGACAGGCGCTGCGCATCCTGCAGTCCGAGCGGCTGCTCACCAACGTGTCCAAGGGCAGCCCGGCGACCGTGGCCCCCGACCTCAACCTGGCGCTGACCGGCCCGGGAGCCCCGCCGCAGCCCACGATGGTGGGCCTGGGACCGCGCATATCGGAGGCCTTCGCGCAGCCGCACGTCGAGATCGAGGCGCTGTGCCTCACGGCGGTCTCGCTCACGCTGGCCATCGGCGAACCGCTGCGCCAGATCCACGCCGGACGTCTGAAACCGGCCAAGGTCGACGTCCGGGTGCTGCTGCCGAGCAGTGACATCGACCTCGCCTTCCCCTCCCGCGTGGACGCCCCGGCCGACAGCCGGCTGCAACGCCGCTGGCTGGCCCAACGCAACGCCCAGGGACAGGTGTTGAAGCACAACCTGCTCGCGTTACGCGCCACGCACGGCATCGACGTGCACATCACGTTCCGCGCGCTGCCCTTCACCCCGCCCGTGAAGCTGTACCTGCTCAACGGCTCGGAGGCGCTCTTCGCCTACTACACGCTGACCCAGCGCGAGGCGGAGATCGGCCACGAGCAGGTGGAGATGTACGACGCGGAGGGCACCCAGTCGATGCTGTTCGCCTTCGAGCAGGGCGCCGGCCTGCGGGACACGACGTTCGTGGAACAGTCGCACCTGTGGTTCAACGCACTGTGGGAGACGATCAGTTCGGAGCTCACACTGACACCCACGAGCTGA
- a CDS encoding GNAT family N-acetyltransferase, producing the protein MTSHTQDLAVRPVTEPEIPDWIRALNTGFLRTPYVPDEEIADRSSYIDPSRTLGAFDGTRCVATFRSFPQELTAVGGRPVPADAISNVTVTATHRRRGLLNRMMAQDLAAAKERGDVVATLIAAEYRIYGRYGFGPATSATQWEIDVTRAGLDPRWSAPEDGGRIDLVDGEDVRKLGPELHERLRRVQPGAITRDDRWWQVNTGAVRLTRAPWTEPFYAVHRAADGEVQGLVAYVCDDTWTDAKQPLDTATVKGFIATTPAAERALWHHLCSIDWVTKVKSGWRAPDDLLPLLLPDPRAATITTQADWLWVRVLDVVRAMEARSYEGEGALVFEVVDGAGLAGGRYRLEASAQGASCTPTTESPELTLDVRELGTLWLGDESAVRLAALGRVREERAGAARVADALLRTSRRPWCPDIF; encoded by the coding sequence ATGACCAGTCACACCCAGGATCTCGCCGTCCGCCCCGTCACAGAGCCCGAGATCCCCGACTGGATCCGCGCCCTGAACACCGGTTTCCTGCGCACCCCGTACGTCCCCGACGAAGAGATCGCCGACCGCAGCAGCTACATCGACCCGTCCCGCACCCTCGGCGCCTTCGACGGCACCCGCTGCGTGGCGACCTTCCGCTCGTTCCCTCAGGAGCTGACGGCCGTGGGCGGCAGACCGGTCCCGGCCGACGCCATCTCGAACGTCACCGTCACGGCCACCCACCGCCGCCGAGGCCTCCTGAACCGCATGATGGCCCAGGACCTGGCGGCCGCGAAGGAACGCGGCGACGTCGTGGCCACACTCATCGCCGCCGAGTACCGGATCTACGGTCGATACGGCTTCGGCCCGGCCACGTCGGCGACCCAGTGGGAGATCGACGTGACGAGGGCAGGCCTGGACCCCCGCTGGTCCGCCCCGGAGGACGGCGGCCGTATCGACCTGGTGGACGGCGAGGACGTACGCAAGCTCGGTCCCGAACTGCACGAGCGGCTGCGCCGCGTCCAGCCCGGTGCGATCACCCGCGACGACCGCTGGTGGCAGGTCAACACGGGCGCCGTACGGCTGACGCGCGCGCCGTGGACCGAGCCGTTCTACGCCGTCCACCGCGCGGCGGACGGCGAGGTGCAGGGCCTGGTCGCGTACGTCTGCGACGACACATGGACCGACGCCAAGCAGCCGCTCGACACGGCCACGGTGAAGGGGTTCATCGCCACGACCCCGGCGGCCGAACGCGCGCTGTGGCACCACCTCTGCTCGATCGACTGGGTGACGAAGGTGAAGTCGGGCTGGCGTGCCCCCGACGACCTGCTGCCCCTGCTGCTGCCGGACCCGCGCGCCGCCACGATCACGACACAGGCGGACTGGCTGTGGGTGCGGGTCCTGGACGTCGTACGGGCCATGGAGGCGCGGTCGTACGAGGGGGAGGGCGCGTTGGTGTTCGAGGTCGTCGACGGGGCCGGACTGGCCGGTGGGCGCTACCGGTTGGAGGCTTCGGCGCAGGGGGCGTCCTGTACGCCGACGACGGAGAGTCCCGAACTCACCCTCGATGTAAGGGAGTTGGGGACGCTGTGGCTGGGGGACGAGTCGGCCGTGCGGCTGGCCGCGCTGGGGCGGGTCCGGGAAGAACGAGCGGGCGCCGCCCGTGTGGCCGACGCCCTGCTGCGTACGTCCAGGCGGCCATGGTGCCCGGACATCTTCTGA
- a CDS encoding asparaginase: protein MSPPVLAEVVRSGFVESRHRGSLVILAADGSVALALGDVTTPVFPRSSNKPMQAAGVLRAGLDLTGERLAIAAASHSGELFHRDLVRRLLSEHGLDAGQLQCPPDLPLDPVEQETYLASGAVRDRIAMNCSGKHTAMLAASAQRGWPLDSYLDPEHPLQKLIHRVVEEVSGERVAAVGTDGCGAPLLAITLTGLARAYRSFVLAEPGSPERRVADAMRAHPEYVAGTRRPDTWLMRAVPGALSKMGAEAVQAVALPDGRALAFKVEDGAGRALGPVLRRTLDLMDVPTEALGKAAVLGGGREVGEIRAVF, encoded by the coding sequence GTGTCCCCTCCGGTGCTGGCGGAGGTGGTCCGCTCCGGCTTCGTCGAGAGCCGCCACCGGGGCAGCCTGGTGATCCTGGCGGCGGACGGTTCGGTGGCACTGGCCCTGGGTGATGTGACGACCCCCGTCTTCCCCCGTTCCTCCAACAAGCCGATGCAGGCGGCGGGCGTCCTGCGCGCGGGCCTCGACCTCACCGGCGAACGCCTCGCGATCGCCGCCGCGAGCCACTCCGGCGAACTCTTCCACCGCGATCTCGTACGCCGACTCCTCTCCGAACACGGCCTGGACGCGGGCCAGTTGCAGTGCCCGCCGGACCTCCCCCTCGACCCCGTCGAGCAGGAGACGTACCTGGCGTCGGGCGCCGTACGCGACCGCATCGCCATGAACTGCTCCGGCAAACACACGGCCATGCTGGCGGCGTCGGCGCAACGGGGCTGGCCACTGGACTCATACCTGGACCCCGAGCACCCGCTCCAGAAACTTATCCACAGGGTTGTGGAAGAAGTCTCGGGCGAGCGGGTGGCGGCCGTGGGCACGGACGGCTGCGGCGCCCCCCTCCTGGCAATCACCCTGACGGGACTGGCTCGTGCGTACCGCTCCTTCGTCCTGGCGGAGCCGGGTTCCCCGGAACGCCGAGTCGCCGACGCGATGCGCGCCCACCCCGAGTACGTAGCCGGCACCCGCCGCCCGGACACATGGCTGATGCGCGCGGTACCGGGCGCCCTGTCGAAGATGGGCGCGGAGGCGGTCCAGGCGGTAGCCCTCCCGGACGGCCGAGCACTGGCGTTCAAGGTGGAGGACGGCGCGGGGCGGGCGCTGGGCCCGGTGCTACGACGAACACTGGACCTGATGGACGTACCGACCGAGGCGCTCGGAAAGGCGGCCGTGCTGGGTGGTGGCCGTGAGGTGGGAGAGATCCGAGCGGTGTTCTAG